DNA from Mustela nigripes isolate SB6536 chromosome 14, MUSNIG.SB6536, whole genome shotgun sequence:
GAAAATGCTGAGTTCGAAAAGTGACTTTAGATTTGACTGCAGAGGGAGGCATGTGAAGGAGTGaagcaggagggggaaaaaagaaccgGGAGCCGGAGAGACCCGAACAGCCACCTAGGCAGACAGCGGGGAGACCCAGATTTCCAAACACGTCTGGGTGGGCGAGCTGTGAAGAAGCCGCGGCACCTTGAAAAGGTGGGATGGAGGGGGACACAGGGTGGGGTGGAACTTGAACCTGACCTCCTTGTAACATCGGACCGTGAGGTCTTCTCCATCACCATGTCCCCCTGAGGACAGAGGGCGTGTGCCAAACAGTAGTATGGGAGGCCACAACCCAGGCGGGCCACGTGAGCACTCCCAGCTCATCCTGTAAGCCAATGTGTCCTTCCTGGAAGGCACCCGTGGTGATGCCAAGAAGCACACACAGAACGGCTCTGCAGCAAAGGTGCTCCTTGGATAAGCTGTTTTGAAACAGAAGTTTGAACAGCCCTGGACTCAGTGGAGTAAGTCCTGGTGCCGGGATGGTTTGGCTCTGAAAAGAATTAGACATTCTCGGCCTGATGGGACTGCCCAGCAACAAAAGAGCTCCTGCGTGCCAACTAGCGACCTGATCGTTTCAGCATTTCTTAAGGCAaagctttcactttttttcttaagcagaTATGTGATAACTCAGGCATGCAAGGCTGCAAACACTGAAGGTAGGCTCCTGCCCTGCAGACGCTACTCCAAGACTACCAACGCTGAAAACAAGCATAGGATTTCCTGGGAGTCTCTTAGCATTTCTTGACTCctggtttctctgtgtgtgtgtttgtgtatgtgtatgtgcgtgtgtcgctttttttttttttttttttttactggaaaaaGGACACTTCATTGAGGAAACccataaataatatgaaaaggcCCAGGGTCTGGTCTCAGCTGTTTTCAGACAAAGAGCCAACTTCCCAACCCTGGAAAAGGTGGCAACAGCGCTCGACTAACAAGGCATCCTGGTGGGATTCATTAGCAAGACGGGACTGTTTCTTAGGAGGAATGTCTTCTAGATGACACACAAGATGGTGCTGTATTACGGGATTCTTAATAAGCCAACACTTAGTGGTGAGGGTCTCGCTTATAATGTTTCTATTCATAAGTGTTGCAAAAGTGAAATGAATTATGAATGCAAAGATCATCTGTCAGAGACAGGAATCAGTAACAGAATTTCATGGCTGGCGTTGGTGTGTACGGGGTCTAGTCAGGCAAACGAGCTTTTTAGTTTCGTGGCGCCTATATGTTCTGGTCAGCCTGGTTCTCTGGAACTGAACGGGTGCTGTCACTAGAGGTCAGGCGGCCCACCCAGGCAACTTCCTCCCAACCATCTGTCCACATTACAAAACCGGCCCTTGTGAGGGTACCGACGGTAGGCCCCCGGCCTCCCTCTCCACAGGACCTGTGACGTCACTGGGAATAAAAGGGCACTCTGCCCAAATGCAGGGCCAGGCTCCTCAGAGTCAAACTAAGGCCTCAGAAGAGTAGCCATGTTTACTTAGCacatactatgtgccaagcactacaCTAGGTTCTCGTAATGTGTATTCTCTCATTGCATCCTCAAAAGCTTGCCATGCCAGAGGAACTGATATTAGCCCCACGTATAAGAAACTAAGTCACAGAATGTCGGGTAAATCGCTCAGGGTCACAGAACCTgaaagtggcaaagccaggactgAAATCtggttccctccctcttcccaagCACCTGCTCCTGCTGTCTATATCTTGCATAAAGTTTCAGGAGTGGGCAGCTGTCATTGCCCAAGAGATGACTTCAAAACGGTCACCACCATACGGCAAAAATCTTCAGCACAAATCAATGATGAACGCAATGTTGAGAGTCCAGGTCACTTCACAGAAATAACTAGAAATCGAGGGAGATACAAGTTATAAACCTCATTACTAGAGCTGCTGTTGTTCTATCCCTACCACTTAGGTGAAACTGCTCATCAACCTTGAAGTGTGGGGTCCTAGAGCCAGTCTGCTTGGATTCAGAGCTCAGCTTGGCTACTAATCTTAGGCAAGACACTGAAcctctccgggcctcagtttcttcatctggcaATAATAACAGAACTTCCCTTAAAGATCTGTCATGGAGATTAAATGAACACGCCAAGTGCTCAGAACCATGTATAGCACAGAGTAGATATTGTAGTTATTTTTGCTACTTTGGGTATGTGGGAAAGACGCTTAAGTCCACCCAGACTTCCTTTTCCACAAAACAGATCTGCGTAACATGTAACTCGCAGACTTCCAACTGGTAGGCGCtcaaaatatgtttcatttgttttcctcttcccaaGACAGCACTACCACTCACCCTTCTAAGGTCTCAGTTTCCCATACTATAAAATGGGAGACACACCCATTCCACGGTCACCGTCCACCTCACAGGCCTGTCACAGCCAGATCCTGCCAAAGGCCAGGTTAGATGTGAGGAAACCCAGTTTCTACTTTCAGTTCCAGCTTTCAAAAAGCCACTTAACTTCCCTAAACCAccatttcctcattcattcactcatgctATTATAATCTCAACACATATGTTCCAGACAGCGTGCTCCATGATagacatggaaagagagagaaacaagggaCCATCTCTGACTTCAAAGCACACACACTCCAGTTCAAGATGAAGGCGGGTAACCATTAAGGGGATAAAATATGCATCTCGGTCTCCAGACACGGCCTTGGCCTTCAGAAAGATTAGGGTCACGTAGGAAATGGTCAAGGACCTTATGCAGCTACGTGCAGGTGGGGTCTGGGTGCCCTGCCTGTGGCCCCTGCATCCCTCCCGCCAGCTGTCTCGGCCCGGCCTGGGGAAACGAGCAGCAGCTGGTTGTGGCACGCAGGCCTGGTCCCTTCCCTGGGGCAGGCCAGGCCTGTCTCGCCCGGAGGCAGAGGAACGAGGTTGCAGCCTGTTGCTGTGTGTTATACTATTCCCTTGTATTCTGGGGTTTCTAATCACAGTGGCCAGAAAGCCCTTCCCACACTTTGGTCCCTTCGGGGGCGTCTCACTGGGACGGTGTCCCCAGGTAGCACCTGTCCTTTGGCGCAGCTTCACTGGCCCGCTGTGCACCCAGCGCCTCTTGGGAGGGGCTGTGGTGCACCCTTCGCGCCTCGAGGCTGGACGCCATGCCACCCAGGGCGCTTTTTACATTCGACTTTACTATTTTTACTATCACAAGACTTTCCCCCCAGACTCCTCAATAAAcactgcttttcaaaaaaaaaaaaaaaaaaaagggggggggggggggggggggaagaaggaaaaagtatGAACAAAAGAGAGGGGAGACCCAAAGGATGCCGTAATCAGATCTACCAGGTAGGGCAAGGAAAGAGTCACAGGAGATAGGCCCTTGAGCTGAGTCTTACGAGATGAATGGAAGTTTCCCAGACAGAACAAGGGGGAAGGTGCTCCACCACATGCAAGGCTTAGAGACgccaaacacaaaaacaataagCATTACAGCTGAGTGGAGGGCCCATCTAAGGGAGTGGCAGGAAAGCGGAATAATACCTTTCCCACTTACCTTGCAGGATTTCCCGAGAAGGAATGGGAACGCatattaaaacactgaaaaagtgCTACAGAAACATCGTGTATGCTCACTATTAGCGCTCTAGCAAGGCTCCTGATGGACTTCATTTTCACCCATTTCCTTCCAGTGTGAGCACTCCCAGGACGGTTTCTCCACTGAGAGAAAGCAAGGAGGTTTAGCACTGACCTAAGTGGagtggtgggagggagaaaggacaAGAGAAACATCTAGCTCTTTGTTTCAATGACCACAAAGCTCTTCAAGGTCCCTTCACCGTGATGCTTCTCGTAATTTAGAAGATTTCAGTCATTATCTGCCAGAAAGGAGACCCTGACCCCCAAACCATGACTTTTCAAACATATTTGGCCATAACACatgttaagaaatacattttatatcacaATCCTGTGCACATGCAGAAAGGGTCAGTTACAGTCTCCTCACGGATTTCATGACTTGCCAGTGGGTCACCACCTGAGGTTTGAAAAAGCACCACCCTGAGAGACAAGAAGGTTTATggaagatgtatgtgtgtgtgtgtgtgcgtgtgtgtaagatttcatgtgcgtgtgtgtaagATTTCAAGAGTATGGTTCACAAATCCCCtcagccttcttttcttttgcctttcaaGACActgcaaaatagaagaaaatccaGTCCACTTCCCGGAAAGGAACATCCTTATGTGCACAGCTCACAGGGTGTGTTGTCTGACAACAGATGTTCTTCCATGCGGAAGGCTTTCTGTTTGGTTGCTAAGGCCGATTAGCCCTGTTAACAGGTAGGATTTCAAAATTCACGACTCTCTCTTAGGCAGGGCCCTGCTGCCCTGTAGAAAACAGGATCAGATGTCCACAATGTCTTTTCCATGGGAATATTCAATAAGCAACTTCTTTCATGTCAAGAGCTCATCACACATCGTGACTCAGAAATGAGcaagcctctgcctcagggctGCTAAAATGTGAACATGATGCCTAGGTGCCTTTCCACTCATAGACAGATTCAAGATTCATGCCACCATCATCACTACTACCACCTCCCTCAACAAAGAAAAAGTCTGCCCCCGTCCAGCTCTGTAAGCTCTGTAGGCAACCAAAATACTAATGCTGGAAAGAAACGCGAAGGTCATCTggtctccctctttccttccaaaGACGATGGCCAACTAAACTTTCCTGGCTCACAACGGagctatttccttttttaaaaaaaatttaagttaaattaatttacaaataGTGTACTATTCGTTTCGGAGgtggaggtcagtgattcatcagtctatACAATATCCAGCGCTCATTACATCATGAGTCTTCTTCAGTGTCTATCTCCCATTTACCCAAtccctttccctccagcaactctcagtttatttcctatgattcagagtctcttatggtttgtccccctctctgaggtcatcttgttttagttttccatctcttctcctatgatcctctgttttgtttcttcaattccacctATGTGTAAGATCATATGACAACTGTCTTTGTCAGATAGACTTACTTCGCTTAACATaacaccttctagttccatctatgttgttgcaaatggcaagattgcatttttctttttttgatggctgaaaaAATATTGAACAGTTGatgaatttgcgtgtcatccttgcccAGGGGCCATGCTCATCTTCTCtatatcattccaattttagtctATGTGCTGCACAATTGAGCTACTTCCTGTTGTACCACGATTGCCTCTGCATGGGCCTTCCCTGTGGTACTACCCAAGTTTAGATGTTTCTACTGCCATTTTTGACTCTGCCATTTCTCTGGCTTAAAATACCTTTCCCCCTACCCATTCAAGTCCCACCCATCCTTCCAGATCACATCCCAAGCCCTCCAGGAAGCCGTCCCCACATGGCCAAACAAACAATGATGCTTGCAAGTCAAGAAGGGAAAATAGCACCTGTCCATCCCAGCTTCCATCTCTGAAATGAGATTCAGCTCCCTGAATTCATGCATCTCTGCCTTTTAGACGCTGTTTAAGGGATGGTTAACATATATTTACGGAATgactttctaatattttaaaagaaggcatatttttagaaaacttacATCTTAACCTTTCCTACAACATATATATCAATGTAAGCCAAAAAAAGGTTTAAAGGATTAAATCAGACACTCATTACAGAAATCAGTATTAAGCTAttaatacaaacacacatacttaGAACCAGTAACTACAATGATGGAAGAGCCAGCACTGCTGATTTTCAAAGATACTATCATCTGGGAGACACTCGTGTTAGGCAACAGAATTTTTACATGCATCCCAGTGAGCAACAGAGACGCCTCCTCCCTGAGGAGCTGCTGTTGGAGATGCTTTCATGGAAAAAGACTCTGCTTTGATACACAGTCAACACACTGAACTCTGTGTTGACTTTGGTTACTTACTATTATTACAGGATCGTTGGATTTTATCGttggaaagaatttaaaagattatctatTCCACCTCGAAGGATGAAATTTAATCAGGAAAAGGTGAGTTAATAATGTACTTCAGATCCCCCttacaggaaatgacagatttgaGGCTAAAACCATACCTTCTATAATCTAAAGAAATCAGGATCTAGAAACCCAAAAACCTCATACCATCCAGCCCTTCAGTTTCACTTCCTCTGTCCCCAGACTTCTCGTCTTCCGCCAGATATCCCTCTGTCTCACCGCTAAGGAACTTCCCCAGGTCCTCACCATCAAACCTTCTTCCCGCCGTAAACCAATTCCTCCACACTGTTCCATCTCAGCACCACAACTTCTCTCATCTTACTTAGCAATTTCACTCTTTATTccgttttttcccccctcatccAAACAGACCTACCCAAACCTCACTGGTCCTATATTTTACCCTCTGTAACCACTCCAGGCAAAGTTACATTCAGAGCTGAAGCTAGGGACCAAGACTGTCCTACTGAGTCCTGTTCTCCCCACCTAAGATAACACCTTTTCTATCTCACCCTGTATATGAtacataaaatgctaaaaaaaaaaaaaaaaaaaaaaaaaaaagagagagagagagagctttctCTTTAATCAAGAAGGTCATTACCTTCTTGACATACAGCCTTTAAGACACATAGCCAAACAATGATGTTTGCAAGTCAAGAAGGGAAAATACCAAATTCATGGACAATACCAATAAGTACTGAATGTTAGTTACCTTTGCCAAAAACATCCGTATCCTGCCTAGTTCAAGGGTGCAAAAACTGATCGATGTGAATCGccccccttccttttcttacTCTTAGCCTACATTCTTGTCAAGAGGCTAAATAAAGAATGACAGGGCCAAACCAAAAGCTGGGACAAAGAGGAAACCAGGGAAGTCAGTAAAAGTCCAAAAGCCAGGAATCAAAACTGGCTGCAGAATATGGTGCTAAACACATAGGCTCCAAAAGCCAATGGCCCAGGGACACTAGCGCCCTTATGCATGCATCGCTGAGGGCCCTGGGCAGGCTGCTCTGCTCGGTTTCTTCATCTGGTCAATGAGGCTAATGGTAGCACCTACATCACAAGATTGGCGTGAGGATGGAATTGATTATCATCTATAAAACATATAGGACAATGCCTGACACCTAGTAAGGACTATATAACTACTTGTTAACTTAAAATACACCCTCAGTTTGAAATCATTTTAACCATCATGCTGTGTGTCTGCTGACTTTCGTACCGTACTGGCAAGTTCAGGGCCTGGAGATATCCTGATGGCTCCCGTCCCACACCACATAGTCCCTGCGTCCTCGACTAGGAATTGCTGCCCAAGAATTCCTTCACATCGGGGCTGACAGGACATGCTCTGGAACCTCTCTCGGGAATAGTCCCCACTGCTGCGGCCATCACACATGCTAAGAAATGCCCTCTCTGACACAGAAGACAGGGCCTTTGAGCCCACGTAGCACCAATTCCAACTATAAACCGGACTGGAATTGGGGGGGCAGCCtaccagagagaaaataaaacagagggaaCATTTCTTGCACCAAATATGTCTCCTGGGAACAGGGCTGGTGGTGCAAAGTGGAAGTCCTCAGAGCTGTTCAAACATGCTATCCTAAggtctctcttcccttttttcattttgttctgatCAGGCTTTTGGCTATACCAGATTTGATCTCCTCAAAGTCCCCTAAAAACTACTTGTTTGCTAAGCTAAGcccagtatgacctcatttaactccACCTCCCAAAAGAATATTCACATTGCTGATACTCCCTTTCCTTGATGGCTCTCTTCTCGCAGCTTCTAGGCCACCATATTCTCCTGGGTCTTCTAGCTACTCCTGGGAGGGCTCTTTTGCCAGTTGTTCCTTGCCTTCCCACCCTCTTCACACCAGAGCATCCCAAGGTTTGTTCTTCGGTCCTCTTCCCCATGCTCACCATCCACATGCACCTCGCCACGGTGAGCCTATCCAGTCTTGAGGTTTGAAAGACCATTTCTTCCCTCAGTGAATCTCCAGCCCAGACTTAATTCTTGAACTCCTGATTCAATAACTCACTTGGACGTCTAATACAATTCTAAATGTAGTTTGtccagaagcagactcctgataTTCCCCACAAACCTCTTCAGCCTCCCCATCTCTGTGAATGATACTctccactctccctcctcctctcaccTTGCTTCATACCTTACCCTGTCAGCAAATCCTATCACCCTGACCTTTAAAAAACATCCAGAATCCAATCACATGGCATTACCTCCCAACTGCCCTTTGGTCCCAGTCACTATCACCATTCTGAGTACTGAAATACCCTCTTTAGCAATTTTCTTGCCTTTGCCCATTCCCCTCACAAAATGGCAGCCAAAGAAATACCATTAAAATGCAGGTCCCATCACGTTACTTCCTTGTTCACAACCTTCCCATGGCTTCTCCTCTCACTTGGGAAAGCCAAAGTCCTTATGATAACTACACGGACCTACATAATCTGAGTACCTCCCACTAGCCCTCCGACCTCATATCTTCCCATTCTCCCGGCTTGCTCTACTCCAGCCACACGGGCCGCCTTGCTGTTCTGGCCTCCTACGCTTACTGCGTCTCCTGCCTGGTGACCTTCCCCAGACACACATGACTCACTTTCTTACCATCTTCACATCTGCTCAAAAGTCATCTTCCAGCTGAAGCTAGAATTGCAACCTAGACCTGCTTAGCTTCCTTACCttattttataagtattatattaaaatgcactataaaattattttgttaatccCTATACAATACTTATGTTGTCTTCCCCTACTGGAGTAGAAGCTCCAGGTAGGTTGGGGATTTATGACTGTTCTTACTCACTACCACATTGCTATTACCCGGTAAATACCTTGCATACTCTAGGTGATCGGTAAAagataaatgtttgctgagtaaATGAGAATAAGGGCTCACTTGCTTCCTTCTTACCTAAGACAGTCATCACTGTCTTCATCAGCTTCATGGGTGTCTTCCGGCGGCTGATGGACCCACTCGTATGTGGAGACAAAACATTGGTTTTCCTCTTGACATACATGTAGATCCGCAGGTACACCACAACCATGATGAAGAAGGCCACAAGGTTGGACACGGTCCAGAAAATGAGGTAACTCCTGCTATAAATGGGGGCcagggaagagcaggcagagatGTCACAGAGGCAATTCCAGCCCAGGGTGGGGACAGCCCCCATAAAGATGGCGATGGCCCAGATACACAAAATGAGCAGCGTAACCCTTTTTTTTGTCAGGTTGCTGTGGATCCTCATCCTCATGATTGACATGTGCCTCTCCACAGCAATCACCAGCAGATTGGTCAGAGAGGCGGTCAAGCTGGTGTCCAGGAGCCCCTGGCGGAGAAACCAGCGGTTGACAGTCAAAGTTTTTGACACGGGGCCAGTGTTAAACATCAGGAATACGTAGGCAATTCCGGCAAAGAAATCCGCAGCGGCTAGATTAGCCAACAGGTAGTAGAAGGGGAAGTGAAACTTTCTGTTTTTGATCACCGCGGCAATAACTAGAGAATtcgaaaaaaaaataaacaggcagAAAAATGTTCCAACACACAACACGATCACAAGTTTTGTTCCTGTCCACTCATCAGCAGTGTCTGTGTTGCTCCTGTTGTAAAAAAAGTCCATCCGCCTGTCATAGTAACACTCATTCATTGTGGAGAAGGACTGAACATcctagaaagaaatttaaagaaacaaacaaacatcactCTTTGCAAATTCAGTCACTAAACCACCAATTGCCCCTGCTTAGCCCCAGTTCCAGCCAACGTCCATTAATCCTTTGGATCCCAACATAAATGTCCCTTGCTCCAGGATTCTGGCTCCTGACCTCTTGTTACAGCATCAGCAACTGTTGTCTCTTTTCCAGGCTAGGTGCAAGCTCAGGGAGGGAGGGTCTATGTCTCTTTTGGTCGCCATTTAATCCCAAGACCCAATTGCCCTGTCTGCCTCATGACAGGTGTTTGACAAACGGCTGGCAAACTGACTGACTGATCGTGGATTGGCAACAGATCAAATAATTCTGAGTCCTGCAATATCACTCTGCATCAGTAATAATTACAACATAGCACATTAATGTTTTCTCATGGCAGCCCATTCCTTATATATGGGCTCTGTTCACTAGGCAAGGGCAAGTTGGTAATGCCAGGCACACTGTCAACAAGATAACTGAGTGCTGAGTTACTCTTCACATAACCAAATGGATTCCCCAAGAGATCATTTTTCGACCACTTCAGATTCCACTCCCGAGCTTCCTTCCGCCATCTTTTGGTATCAAGCTATAATGACAAGGctcatttattgagcatgtgACACAGGACTAAAGACTGTGTTCTCAGtactcctctttcctttttcgtTCACTTTTTCCTTATTGTCCTAATCCAAATTGTACCGGTGGTGAATGTGCTTACTGGATTTTCCAACCCAACCACTTTAAGTCAGGTTCCTTCCCTGGGCTTTCAACACAGCAGTTGGTAGAAGAGCCTGGCTCCAGGGACAAGACTGAGCTCTGGAGTTTGGGCAGACATTCAAGAATGTGAGAGCATACCTGCCAAGTGAGGGCAAGTCCTTGGGACATATGTCTGAAAGTAGACCCCAAACTGGAATATCAGCCCAAACTGGGCAGACAGAAGACACTCATCTCAGGACAAGATCTCTTGGACACCAAAACTAAGGGATTCTGGCCAAGGAAGGATTGGGAGGGGTGCTAAGGATGCCTCTTCCACTATCTTGGTGGAAAGACCAGGTGTTCTGCCTCACAGTGGTCTGGCCACAGCTCTGAAGGGTCCCGTCGAAGGAGACTGGAGCTGAAAGCTGGGGAATTTAGCGTGACAATGCCTGTGAGCTCCCTTTCAAGGAACAAGGTGGTGATTTGTTCACTGGAGAACCAGAGATCCAGTAGGCCCAGGCACTGAGCAATCCACTGATGGGAATGAAGTGGCTCCAACACCAACATCTTAATAGAAATGCCTAGCTTTGAAGACTCTCATAAATTCTGCTGTCCTATACCATATCCAAGAATCAGGATAAGCAGATCAGAGAGCAATTTGAAGTAgcacaaaatacaaatatatcttAGACAGTGTtcttcttaatttatattttaatggtatAAGGatacttttaaatgaattagA
Protein-coding regions in this window:
- the LPAR3 gene encoding lysophosphatidic acid receptor 3, translating into MNECYYDRRMDFFYNRSNTDTADEWTGTKLVIVLCVGTFFCLFIFFSNSLVIAAVIKNRKFHFPFYYLLANLAAADFFAGIAYVFLMFNTGPVSKTLTVNRWFLRQGLLDTSLTASLTNLLVIAVERHMSIMRMRIHSNLTKKRVTLLILCIWAIAIFMGAVPTLGWNCLCDISACSSLAPIYSRSYLIFWTVSNLVAFFIMVVVYLRIYMYVKRKTNVLSPHTSGSISRRKTPMKLMKTVMTVLGAFVVCWTPGLVVLLLDGLNCTQCGVQHVKRWFLLLALLNSVMNPIIYSYKDEDMYSTMKKMICCFSQERNLDRRPSRLPSTILSRSDTGSQYKEDSSSQGTVCNKNNS